Below is a window of Flavobacterium sp. CFS9 DNA.
CTTCAAAAAGGGCTACCGAGACTTCCTTCCGGGTATATCCTTTTACTAAAAAAGAAGTTCCCAAAACAGTAGTTGTCGTCTCATTGCAAAAAACCTGAAAGGGATGTTTCTTATCCTTTGTTACATGAAAGTGCGCTTCTCCTTTAATTTCAATTTTACGATTAGTTTTAAAATTATCGGCATACTCGATTCTGGAACCAGGGCTTAACTCCACCTTAGAACTGTCCGGTAAAAAAATCGTTTTCACAATTGAAGTGGTATTTTCAATTACATTTGAAGCCAATTCAATCTTCTGCTGATGCTGTTCTTTATCAAAGAAAAGTCCCACTCCGACAAATGCAAAAAGTAAAACGGCTGCAGCAGCAGCATAATGCCATGCTTTAAATCTTTGTTTTTTTGGAGGGAAAGCTTTAGATTGAAATACTTCCCAGGAAGCTTCTTTCTCTGCATCAGAATGTGAAATGGGAATATCATCCCAGATCTTATTTAATTCTTCTTCTACTTTTTTATCATTCATATCTTTGGGGCATTAAAGTTTCTGACAATAAAATCCTTGCTTATTAAAAACACCATACACCATATCCTTAATCTCCCTGTTGGTTTCGATTGTCAGAACATGATTTTTGTCTTCTACGTCAAAATTCATGATACAATCAGAAATAACAAATTGAAGGAGCGCTACAACAAATTTTGCTTCTTCCTTTGTGGTAACGTCCGTTTTATAAGTTTCAATATTCATTTTATGTTCTCATTTTTATAGATAACAAACGAGAACAAAAAAGTTCCTAATGATTTTCGACTTTTTTTCGAATAAATTTACTGGCGAGGTAAATATGATTGGCTATGGTCTTTTCAGAAAGATCCGTCAAAGCTGCAATCTCCTTATAGCTAAGGTTTTCCAGTTTATGTAAAGTGTAGATTTTTTGTTGTTGTTCAGGAAGCTCATTTATTAAATTATTTAATATTTCCTGTCTTTCCTCAAAAATTTCATGATCGTTATCCTCTTTTTCCATCACAACATGTGAAGGCTCAAGCTGTACTATTTTATTTTCTCTGTTGAGATGATTAAGGATGATGTTTTTGCAGATCACAAATAATTGTTTGTCGAATAAAACATCTTCGTGAAGTAATTCTCTTTTATTGTATAACCGTAAAAAAGTCTCCTGAACAAAATCCTGTGGGGTAAGTACTGTAAAATTAAAGCGTTTGGCAATGTTTATCAGTTTATCGTAGTAATTAAGGTATGCTTCCCTGAAAGCGGCCTCATTCCCTTTTTTTAAACTTAAAATAAACTTCCTGTTATCCATAACGCAAATATGATAATTAGTCTAAACTCGATGTCTAAAATAATATTGTGGTGTCAAGCGAATCACTTAAGACTTTTTTAATCTTTTTCTTAAGCAATCTTAAGGTACAAAGAACAGCAATTTTCTTGTAAAAGTTTTTAACAGAAAAAGAAATTAATCCTAAAGAAATGCTAATTTACGATCTTTTATTTTAATCTTATTTTTCTTATAATAAAAATATAACCGCAGACAAACCCTGCAAAATCAGGATTTTATAATCCTGACAAACATATTATTCTTTCTCAAAATTATACTTTTAACAAACGTGGCGCCCACACTTGTTAAAAATAAAAAAGCAGCGACAAAACTTTTTGCCGCTGCTTTTAATGCAATTCAACCTTCACTAGCTGTTATTTGATTAGAAGTGCTTCGAGTATTTTAGAATAGATTTCTGTGTTTTGATAGACTCCCATAAAATTTGCTGCTCCGGGTCCGTATGCAAAAACCGGAACAGGTACTGCTGTGTGATCGTTTGTACTAAAACTTCCCTGTACATACCCTTTTTCGATGCTGCCATCAATTAAGGAAAGTCCCCCGGTTTCGTGATCTGCTGTTACGATTAAAAGTGTTTCCTGATTCTGATCGACAAATTCCATGGCTTGTCCTACCAGTTTATCAAAATCAAGCATTTCACGAACCACGTATTCCAGGTCATTTTTATGTCCGCCATAATCAATTTGTGCACCTTCAGCCATTACAAAAAAAGGATTTTTTGTTTTTGAAAAAACGGTTGTCGTCTTCGCTAAAGATTTCGCTAAAAAATCACCTCTTCCCTCTTTCATCGAAACGACCGAAGCATCATCTACCACTACAAATCGTGAATTTTTAATAGTGTCCAGACTTTTAAACTGATCTGAAAAAGTATAGCCTTTCTCCGTCAGTATTTTAGACAAATCTCTACCGTCTTTTCTGTTTTTAAATTCTTTTGCTCCTCCTCCAATCAAAATATCACACGGATTAGAAAGAAAATCTGCTGCGATTGGTTCGCTTAAAGTTCTTTCGGATTGATGTGCGTAAAAAGCCGCGGGAGTAGCATCTGTAATATTTCCAGCGGAAATAATAGCGGTTTTATATTTTTTCTTTGCCAGTTGCTGCGTGATTAGTTCCAGCCCTTTTCCGTTTTCATCTACACTGATAAATCGGTTATTGGTCTTATGACCTGTTGCCATTGCCGTAGCTCCTGCAGCCGAATCGGTGATATAGCTGTCTGACGATTTAGTAACCGACAATCCCTGA
It encodes the following:
- a CDS encoding RNA polymerase sigma factor, giving the protein MDNRKFILSLKKGNEAAFREAYLNYYDKLINIAKRFNFTVLTPQDFVQETFLRLYNKRELLHEDVLFDKQLFVICKNIILNHLNRENKIVQLEPSHVVMEKEDNDHEIFEERQEILNNLINELPEQQQKIYTLHKLENLSYKEIAALTDLSEKTIANHIYLASKFIRKKVENH
- a CDS encoding FecR family protein, with protein sequence MNDKKVEEELNKIWDDIPISHSDAEKEASWEVFQSKAFPPKKQRFKAWHYAAAAAVLLFAFVGVGLFFDKEQHQQKIELASNVIENTTSIVKTIFLPDSSKVELSPGSRIEYADNFKTNRKIEIKGEAHFHVTKDKKHPFQVFCNETTTTVLGTSFLVKGYTRKEVSVALFEGSVEMSVKDQTQKWILVPGEKFTYANNTVEVSEFERFTDFENEKLAVLATYIKANYGYTVKFPKEYYDQHITLRINKKEDFEIIIQLISEMYNLNFEINEKLKEVTFQ